Proteins encoded by one window of Myripristis murdjan chromosome 1, fMyrMur1.1, whole genome shotgun sequence:
- the LOC115362421 gene encoding up-regulator of cell proliferation-like: MCEICHLAKAVKTCLTCNVSLCEFDVRQHYKVEPMQRHKLLDVSGEVEGKRCHHNHMPLDFFCRTDQMPICRICSEGNHKTHDIISQNRQCGAAQTKQRQAPFRPDTVVPPPGNIQFVSVKPDKVTLSWQVPEGLEGPKSFRVKWDSSENAENCITIQENNFEISNLKMGENYVFSVATEDSNGNLSEWITASVFTAVPAPQNLVKEQSEATALLVKWTKGDKMEKIPHRFLITLKSPGKEPLAIYTEDSHRLLSDLKPDTEYIISVCSVLNNQRRSKPLSITIHTKPCLKEVLSEIGLRERYENKLTLSTIIEIDQTDTAENKPETMQELPWAFLKRLMMMDVNARSVKCISSDDSFSRVNNKGIHPLDIMSALLHCSDGLLQQEIVKKMSLCQFAIPLLLPNQETNEITMLLWSMREIVRKFRLSSLSFSKSACEERIVVSNIPLVSFVRLGKTHLSKSQILNQLLRNPQDRHDTFCHHNMECGDAPKRISDGLVEISWYLPLGVKNQDTFTEPVAVANLRGDIRVFDKQFSFLCETSAAVYIFCDESEADYFKILESRDVKAELFLVIRSLGKHFMLTRMTVKPSLRITNVSLKKKNETELVKTLQESVAKMLQNPTNTVSLENMACKARSCGIQVDEDCEECQSSRKNVEKITRNITNASEFKDKQLPSQGHVWKKLSLLENESCRLRKLGNQSIEHYRKALKSQEEDLRRKQQRLQMTAKMSEFLHVLVSSEVQQYYFLKWLEIDLDNLTRHQVSSLQDQYKDLRQKSPQETERLAEIDKQISDCSLGLGHFLRECGQLYTHACNLPEYSRQRNLLEHLPAMCAQMLLDGFPLELVDGDASNIPMKWITSVLTELHDIMHTNSKIKIITIIGAENTGKSTLLNTMFGLRFPVGVGRCTRGAFIQVISINTEVREEMGCDCIMVIDTEGLKPHQLAQDDNSHERDKEVASLAVGLSDVTIVSISEDNSREISDILEIVLQAFSRLGNVDKRPLCHFMHTNISNMSTHERKKRDKELMEQLNEMIRTDSRMRRDNITDISDLMEHDPKTCNWYIPQLWNGTPPMASFSAEYSDTVHALKKRVIIDLKKRRERDDLTHFVKNIESFWKAL; encoded by the exons ATGTGTGAAATCTGCCACCTGGCTAAAGCTGTGAAGACCTGCTTGACCTGCAATGTCTCCCTCTGTGAGTTCGATGTGAGGCAGCACTACAAAGTGGAACCGATGCAGAGGCACAAGCTGTTAGATGTGTCCGGTGAGGTCGAGGGCAAGCGCTGTCACCACAACCACATGCCTCTAGATTTCTTCTGCAGGACTGATCAGATGCCAATTTGCCGCATTTGTTCAGAGGGAAATCATAAGACACATGACATCATCTCGCAGAACAGACAGTGTGGTGCAGCACAG ACTAAGCAGCGCCAAGCCCCTTTCCGACCTGATACAG TGGTGCCCCCTCCTGGTAATATCCAGTTTGTGTCAGTGAAGCCAGACAAAGTGACTCTAAGCTGGCAAGTTCCTGAGGGACTGGAGGGACCCAAATCCTTCAGAGTGAAGTGGGATTCTTCTGAAAATGCTGAGAACTGCATAACCATccaagaaaataattttgaaataagCAATCTTAAAATGGGTGAAAACTATGTCTTCTCTGTGGCTACAGAAGACAGCAATGGCAATTTAAGTGAATGGATCACAGCATCTGTTTTTACAG cGGTGCCAGCACCCCAAAACTTGGTGAAAGAGCAGTCAGAGGCCACTGCTCTGTTAGTAAAATGGACAAAAGGAGACAAAATGGAGAAGATCCCACATAGATTCCTAATAACTCTCAAGAGCCCAGGAAAAGAGCCATTGGCAATATACACTGAAGACAGTCACAGGCTGTTGTCAGACTTAAAGCCTGACACAGAGTACATCATCTCTGTCTGTTCGGTGCTGAACAATCAAAGGCGTAGTAAGCCTCTCTCTATAACCATACACACAA AGCCCTGTCTCAAGGAGGTGCTATCAGAGATTGGACTTAGAGAGCGGTATGAAAACAAGCTCACACTGAGCACTATCATCGAGATTGATCAAACTGATACAGCAGAGAATAAACCTGAAACCATGCAGGAACTTCCATGGGCCTTTTTGAAGAGACTCATGATGATGGATGTGAACGCCAGGAGTGTCAAATGCATTTCCAGTGATGACAGCTTTAGCAGAGTTAACAATAAAGGGATTCATCCTCTGGACATCATGTCAGCATTACTTCACTGCTCAGATGGCTTACTTCAACAGGAGATAGTTAAGAAAATGTCACTATGCCAATTTGCCATCCCACTCTTGTTGCCTAAccaggaaacaaatgaaatcacaaTGCTGCTGTGGTCCATGCGTGAGATTGTAAGGAAGTTTAGACTTTCCAGTCTTTCATTCTCAAAATCAGCTTGTGAAGAAAGAATTGTGGTCTCTAATATTCCTTTAGTTTCATTTGTCAGACTAGGGAAAACCCACTTGTCCAAGTCTCAGATCTTGAACCAACTGCTGAGAAACCCTCAGGACCGCCATGACACCTTTTGTCATCATAATATGGAGTGTGGTGATGCTCCCAAGAGGATTTCGGATGGGCTAGTAGAAATCAGCTGGTATCTCCCACTTGGGGTCAAGAACCAAGACACTTTTACTGAGCCTGTCGCTGTAGCCAACCTAAGAGGAGACATCAGGGTCTTTGACAAACAATTCTCTTTCCTGTGTGAGACATCCGCAgctgtttacattttctgtgaTGAATCAGAAGCTGATTACTTTAAGATTTTAGAAAGCAGAGATGTGAAGGCAGAGCTGTTTTTGGTTATCCGTTCTCTGGGAAAACATTTTATGTTAACAAGGATGACAGTGAAACCAAGCTTAAGGATAACAAATGTGAGTcttaagaaaaagaatgagacTGAACTGGTGAAAACTCTTCAGGAATCAGTTGCTAAGATGCTACAAAACCCTACAAACACAGTGTCATTGGAAAATATGGCTTGCAAGGCTCGTTCCTGTGGGATTCAGGTGGATGAAGATTGTGAGGAATGCCAGAGTTCCAGGAAAAATGTAGAAAAGATCACCAGGAACATAACCAATGCCTCAGAATTCAAAGACAAACAACTACCCTCCCAGGGTCATGTCTGGAAAAAACTTTCTTTGCTGGAAAATGAGAGCTGTAGACTACGAAAGCTTGGGAATCAAAGCATTGAGCACTACCGCAAAGCTCTGAAATCACAGGAGGAAGACCTCAGAAGGAAACAGCAAAGACTTCAGATGACAGCTAAAATGTCTGAATTCCTTCATGTATTAGTAAGTTCAGAGGTGCAACAATACTATTTCCTCAAATGGCTGGAGATTGATTTGGACAATCTCACTCGGCATCAGGTATCAAGTTTGCAGGATCAGTACAAAGACCTACGCCAGAAGTCTCCCCAGGAAACAGAAAGACTTGCAGAGATTGACAAGCAAATCTCTGATTGTTCTTTAGGGCTGGGACACTTTCTCCGCGAGTGTGGGCAGttatatacacatgcatgtaatTTGCCAGAGTACAGCCGTCAAAGAAACCTCTTGGAACACCTTCCTGCAATGTGTGCTCAGATGCTGTTGGATGGGTTCCCCCTTGAGCTTGTTGATGGAGATGCATCAAACATCCCAATGAAATGGATCACCAGTGTACTTACTGAACTCCATGATATTATGCATACCAACAGTAAGATCAAGATCATTACAATCATAGGAGCTGAAAACACAGGGAAATCAACTCTGCTTAACACCATGTTTGGTCTCAGGTTTCCTGTTGGAGTAGGACGATGCACCAGAGGTGCTTTCATCCAGGTAATCAGTATCAACACAGAAGTCAGGGAGGAAATGGGATGTGACTGCATCATGGTCATTGACACTGAGGGACTGAAACCACATCAACTGGCTCAAGATGACAACAGTCATGAACGTGACAAGGAGGTTGCAAGCCTTGCTGTGGGACTAAGTGATGTCACAATTGTCAGTATTTCCGAGGACAACTCCAGAGAGATATCAGACATCTTAGAGATTGTCCTACAGGCATTCAGTAGACTGGGGAATGTGGACAAGAGGCCATTGTGTCATTTTATGCATACAAATATTTCCAACATGTCTActcatgaaaggaaaaaaagagataaagagtTGATGGAGCAGCTGAATGAAATGATCCGGACAGACTCTAGGATGAGGAGGGACAACATCACTGACATCTCAGATTTGATGGAGCATGATCCAAAGACTTGCAACTGGTACATTCCTCAGCTGTGGAATGGGACTCCCCCTATGGCTTCATTCAGTGCTGAGTATAGCGACACAGTGCACGCTTTAAAAAAGCGAGTAATCATAGACCTGAAAAAACGCAGAGAAAGAGATGATCTGACACATTTTGTCAAGAACATAGAAAGCTTTTGGAAAGCTTTATGA
- the cabp2a gene encoding calcium-binding protein 2a isoform X1: protein MGNINKASKKNKMKKGVSPMEGSGAPLAAAMLGGVSGAGEVDTDDEEEGACEREYDEPLCTLVQNCNMLHNIVGPACIFLRQGFAQSQLDRDLRPEEMEELREAFREFDKDKDGFISCKDLGECMRTMGYMPTEMELIELSQQICGGRVDFDDFVELMGPKMLAETADMIGVKELRDAFREFDSDGDGQISLAELREAMKKLMGEQLNHREIDEILRDVDLNGDGQVDFEEFVRMMSR, encoded by the exons ATGGGAAACATCAACAAAGCGtctaaaaagaacaaaatgaagaAG GGGGTGTCACCCATGGAAGGAAGCGGGGCCCCATTGGCTGCGGCCATGTTGGGGGGAGTGAGTGGTGCAGGTGAGGTGGACACAGAcgatgaggaggaaggagcaTGCGAGCGGGAATACGATGAGCCGCTGTGTACTCTGGTTCAGAACTGCAACATGCTGCACAACATAGTGGGGCCCGCCTGTATCTTCCTCAGACAGGGCTTCGCACAGAGCCAACTT GACAGAGATCTACGACCAGAGGAAATGGAAG AGCTGCGTGAGGCATTCAGGGAGTTTGACAAAGACAAGGATGGCTTCATCAGCTGTAAGGACCTTGGCGAGTGCATGAGGACTATGGGCTACATGCCTACAGAAATGGAACTGATAGAACTCAGCCAGCAGATTT GTGGTGGCAGAGTGGACTTTGACGATTTTGTGGAGTTGATGGGTCCCAAGATGCTGGCTGAAACAGCAGATATGATTGGAGTCAAGGAGCTCAGAGACGCCTTCAGAGAG TTTGATTCTGACGGTGATGGTCAGATCAGCCTAGCAGAGCTGAGGGAAGCCATGAAAAAGCTGATGGGGGAGCAGCTCAACCACCGTGAAATTGACGAGATCCTCCGAGATGTAGACCTCAATGGGGATGGGCAGGTGGACTTTGAAG AGTTTGTACGAATGATGTCTCGCTGA